One Spinacia oleracea cultivar Varoflay chromosome 4, BTI_SOV_V1, whole genome shotgun sequence DNA segment encodes these proteins:
- the LOC110787985 gene encoding transcription factor bHLH18 — protein MFTGFTDMGIMNNDLSFIHHELQVNSFEDLFSPSPPLPYHGSFDQAAEMNYEAQIGCKRSALQTDLHHHNPVLVENPKKQLKTNNWNSYQQMNNHVLNSQEYHDSNSTMLSFSNSSNSSTQTSTLITPKQETVVNQAVSVAKQSCIIESRPQLAAKKSASIPPQQSSMDHILAERKRREKLSQRFIALSAIIPGLKKMDKASVLGDAIKYVKQMQEKVKKLEEDAKKKTVESAVLVKRCYVPAEDNHHFSTADDPFPEMEVRFSDKDVLISIHCEKKKGLIEKVISQIEELHLNVISSSSLAFGGSALAVTITAQMGSEFSTTAENLVRHLHTTLRQC, from the exons ATGTTCACCGGCTTCACTGATATG ggaataatgaataatgatcTTAGCTTCATTCACCATGAACTACAAGTCAACTCATTTGAAGACCTATTCAGCCCATCACCACCACTACCGTACCATGGTAGTTTTGATCAGGCGGCTGAGATGAATTATGAAGCTCAAATTGGGTGCAAGAGATCTGCACTACAGACTGATCTGCATCATCACAATCCCGTACTTGTCGAAAACCCCAAGAAACAGCTCAAGACAAACAACTGGAACTCTTATCAACAGATGAATAATCACGTATTGAATTCACAAGAATACCATGACTCTAATTCCACCATGTTATCCTTCTCCAATTCATCCAACAGCTCTACCCAAACTTCAACCCTTATTACCCCAAAACAAGAAACGGTTGTTAATCAAGCTGTTTCAGTTGCTAAACAAAGTTGCATTATTGAGTCCCGCCCTCAATTAGCTGCTAAGAAAAGTGCCAGCATACCGCCTCAGCAATCATCTATGGATCATATTTTAGCTGAGAGGAAACGCCGGGAAAAGCTCAGCCAAAGGTTTATTGCATTATCAGCCATTATTCCTGGTCTAAAGAAG ATGGACAAGGCTTCAGTACTCGGAGACGCAATTAAGTACGTTAAACAAATGCAAGAGAAAGTGAAGAAACTCGAGGAGGATGCTAAAAAGAAGACAGTAGAATCAGCAGTTTTAGTGAAAAGATGTTATGTTCCTGCAGAGGATAATCATCATTTTTCAACGGCTGATGATCCATTCCCTGAAATGGAAGTCAGATTCTCTGATAAAGATGTTCTTATAAGCATTCACTGTGAAAAGAAGAAAGGACTTATTGAAAAAGTGATTTCTCAGATTGAGGAACTCCATTTAAATGTAATCAGTAGCAGTTCATTAGCGTTCGGAGGCTCGGCACTTGCTGTAACAATCACAGCTCAg ATGGGTTCTGAATTCAGTACGACAGCAGAAAATCTTGTCAGACATTTACACACGACTCTCAGACAATGTTGA